In Pseudomonas sp. MM213, a genomic segment contains:
- a CDS encoding sulfite exporter TauE/SafE family protein encodes MFYLLLTLFGCMTGITAVLFGFGGGFVVVPLLYRMLMASHGADDPIGQSAMHIAVATSTCVMIVNALVATGKHHRAGNLIRHYLWPLGGFIGLGAVVGAVAAMWVSGEVIRYAFIAYLGVTIVDCLFRRGFLTHAGNGIPRRLGRAEVSGGGVGIGAIATFLGVGGSVMTVPLLRRCGLSMSQATSMANPLSLPVALAGTVTYMAMAGFSDFDLGAWFVGYVDLLAFAVLTMGSLVGIRLATPWIGRIPDRIHARVYIGLLVVVMLSMSLN; translated from the coding sequence ATGTTCTACCTCCTGCTGACACTCTTCGGCTGCATGACCGGCATCACCGCCGTGCTGTTCGGCTTCGGCGGCGGCTTCGTCGTCGTGCCATTGCTGTACCGCATGCTCATGGCCAGCCACGGTGCCGACGACCCCATCGGCCAATCGGCGATGCACATCGCCGTCGCCACCTCGACCTGCGTGATGATCGTCAACGCCCTGGTCGCCACCGGAAAACATCACCGCGCCGGTAATCTGATTCGCCATTACCTGTGGCCGTTGGGCGGGTTTATCGGGCTGGGCGCGGTGGTCGGTGCCGTGGCGGCGATGTGGGTGAGTGGCGAGGTGATTCGGTATGCGTTCATTGCCTACCTGGGCGTGACCATTGTGGATTGCCTGTTTAGACGCGGTTTTCTTACGCACGCAGGTAATGGAATCCCACGGCGATTGGGGAGGGCGGAAGTTTCTGGTGGCGGCGTAGGAATCGGCGCCATCGCCACGTTTCTCGGCGTAGGCGGCAGCGTCATGACCGTGCCGTTGTTGCGTCGATGCGGGTTGAGCATGTCGCAGGCAACATCCATGGCTAATCCACTAAGCCTGCCCGTTGCGTTGGCCGGGACCGTGACTTACATGGCGATGGCGGGGTTTAGCGATTTTGATTTGGGGGCGTGGTTTGTCGGTTATGTGGATCTGCTGGCGTTTGCGGTTTTGACGATGGGCTCGTTGGTAGGGATTCGATTGGCCACGCCGTGGATCGGGCGGATTCCGGATCGGATACATGCGCGGGTGTACATCGGTTTGCTGGTCGTGGTGATGCTCAGCATGAGTCTGAATTGA
- a CDS encoding DUF2025 family protein → MRITSELICQAADQLKGFVGLNRKTGQYIVRFSEDSFGMDVADDGIIPVSEFVWASGPEQVMTLKRELIQLLLDQNIDDRINITEPLRVYMNRREVPEISAVRSLVRG, encoded by the coding sequence ATGCGCATCACTTCCGAACTCATCTGCCAGGCCGCCGACCAACTCAAAGGCTTCGTCGGTCTCAATCGCAAGACCGGCCAATACATCGTGCGTTTCAGCGAAGATTCCTTCGGCATGGACGTGGCGGATGACGGCATCATTCCTGTAAGTGAATTCGTCTGGGCGTCGGGGCCGGAGCAGGTCATGACGCTGAAGCGCGAGTTGATTCAGTTGTTGCTGGACCAGAACATCGACGACCGGATCAACATTACCGAGCCGTTGCGGGTGTACATGAATCGGCGGGAAGTGCCGGAGATTTCGGCGGTGCGGAGTTTGGTGCGGGGCTGA
- a CDS encoding DUF7683 domain-containing protein: protein MIYVIEAFHKHNELLAFEVELPAGCDQEIKNIMGWTAEQQGWEGYDLTDEQLGALEALLGKKCMTQPTYFNLAATLEHMSGTPIWHLH from the coding sequence ATGATTTATGTAATCGAAGCCTTTCACAAACATAACGAACTGCTGGCATTCGAAGTGGAGCTACCGGCTGGGTGCGATCAGGAAATTAAAAACATTATGGGTTGGACTGCTGAGCAGCAAGGATGGGAAGGATACGACCTTACGGACGAGCAGCTTGGAGCCTTGGAGGCTTTGTTGGGAAAAAAGTGTATGACGCAGCCTACCTATTTCAACTTAGCTGCAACGCTTGAACATATGAGTGGGACACCAATTTGGCACCTCCACTGA
- a CDS encoding colicin E3/pyocin S6 family cytotoxin has protein sequence MAGNKDIPRVKNPPSGDGHHVTYRYMTATELAERDARQKAYEAMLARQDAFERGRQVIAEKQRPTQAGCVFAKSCKLPDAIIDYSNPSEMVPTDSLKDYGDLILLGAREADESGAVPLKKISGTAIPAGLGSLALAGSAFAAAPVVAASAVTATLVGLVALFTPSSLGDSSLYTDDQLRALKQARTRVRLRVEQQTDGSLKGYGFYTGKNRDWEMVDVVQFTLRGSQQVADLGHGIELIWTPAVDGSDILGIPALEAAPQAPHIWVYPPTKAADSIIVNPVYPPEYKDFILVFPADSGIRPVYVVVSVADHNYHPAPKGLIAFPDATRAKRKTPLKGGGGLRKRWKTSKGTIFEWDSQHGTVEMYDKRGRHLGEYDPTTGKQTKPADSSRSVEP, from the coding sequence GTGGCTGGCAACAAGGACATTCCGCGGGTTAAGAATCCGCCCTCCGGCGATGGGCATCACGTCACCTATCGCTACATGACTGCCACCGAGTTGGCCGAGCGGGACGCTAGACAAAAAGCCTATGAGGCCATGCTGGCCAGGCAAGACGCCTTCGAACGCGGCCGTCAGGTCATAGCGGAAAAGCAAAGACCCACTCAAGCTGGATGTGTCTTCGCCAAGTCCTGCAAGCTGCCGGACGCCATCATCGATTACTCGAATCCCTCAGAGATGGTGCCGACCGATAGCCTGAAAGACTACGGTGACCTGATTCTGCTAGGTGCTCGCGAAGCGGACGAATCAGGCGCGGTGCCACTGAAGAAGATCAGTGGCACTGCGATTCCCGCTGGGCTGGGTTCTCTCGCCTTGGCCGGCTCGGCATTCGCCGCTGCTCCTGTGGTTGCGGCGAGCGCCGTAACAGCAACGCTGGTTGGCCTTGTTGCGCTGTTCACACCATCGAGTCTGGGCGACAGCTCGCTTTACACCGACGACCAACTCCGTGCGCTCAAACAGGCCCGTACCCGCGTTCGCCTGCGGGTCGAGCAACAGACTGACGGCAGCCTCAAGGGATATGGTTTCTACACCGGCAAAAATCGCGATTGGGAAATGGTTGATGTCGTGCAGTTCACATTGCGTGGCAGCCAGCAGGTGGCTGACCTGGGTCACGGCATTGAACTGATCTGGACGCCGGCCGTGGATGGCTCCGACATCCTGGGCATTCCGGCGCTGGAGGCTGCCCCGCAAGCGCCACATATCTGGGTTTACCCGCCAACGAAAGCGGCTGACAGCATCATCGTGAACCCGGTTTATCCGCCGGAGTACAAGGATTTCATTCTGGTGTTCCCGGCGGATTCGGGGATTAGGCCGGTTTATGTTGTGGTGAGTGTTGCTGACCACAATTACCATCCCGCACCGAAGGGGCTAATTGCCTTTCCCGATGCAACGAGAGCGAAACGTAAGACCCCGCTAAAAGGCGGCGGTGGCCTTCGAAAACGATGGAAAACGTCAAAAGGGACAATTTTTGAATGGGACTCGCAGCACGGCACTGTGGAGATGTACGACAAACGCGGCCGCCATCTCGGAGAATATGATCCGACTACCGGCAAGCAAACCAAACCTGCAGACAGCTCCAGGAGTGTGGAACCATGA
- a CDS encoding antibiotic biosynthesis monooxygenase family protein produces the protein MIAQTPEPPYYAVIFTSLRTDGDQGYAEAAERMVELAREQPGFLGVESARGEDGLGITVSYWASEAAIVAWKHHPEHSAIRERGRSTWYAACSTRVCRVERAYEFKL, from the coding sequence ATGATTGCCCAGACACCGGAACCGCCCTACTACGCGGTGATTTTTACTTCGTTGCGCACAGACGGCGATCAGGGTTACGCCGAGGCTGCCGAGCGCATGGTTGAACTGGCGCGTGAGCAGCCGGGGTTTCTCGGTGTGGAGTCGGCGCGGGGTGAGGACGGGCTCGGGATTACGGTTTCCTATTGGGCCAGTGAGGCGGCGATTGTGGCGTGGAAACATCATCCCGAGCACAGCGCGATTCGTGAGCGTGGGCGCTCGACCTGGTATGCGGCGTGCAGTACGCGAGTGTGCAGGGTTGAGCGGGCCTATGAGTTCAAGCTGTAA
- a CDS encoding AraC family transcriptional regulator produces the protein MRNVSINVLDDTPRSVVAIGTDYSYGHVLPSHTHRRAQLLYGATGVMQVGTHDGNWVVPPQRAVWIPAGVAHEVLMLGVSTRSLYIEPGAVDLGERCQVISVSPLMRHLLMEAVEVPLAYDEAGRDGALIELLLHELARSAHLPLHIPLPVDARLLGLCQGFLQRPDVHQSPQQWADQMHVSLRTFNRLFRQQTDLSFSQWRQRACVVLALARLAVGEPVTRIALDFGYDSPAAFSTMFRRVLGQAPSVWLAGAK, from the coding sequence ATGCGCAATGTTTCGATTAATGTGCTGGATGACACGCCACGGTCGGTGGTGGCGATCGGTACGGATTATTCCTACGGGCATGTGCTGCCTAGTCATACACACCGACGGGCGCAGTTGTTGTACGGCGCGACCGGGGTGATGCAGGTCGGCACGCACGATGGCAACTGGGTGGTGCCGCCGCAGCGGGCGGTGTGGATTCCGGCGGGGGTGGCGCATGAGGTGTTGATGCTGGGGGTGAGCACTCGCAGCTTGTACATCGAGCCGGGTGCTGTGGACTTGGGCGAGCGTTGTCAGGTGATCAGTGTTTCGCCGTTGATGCGGCATTTGCTGATGGAGGCGGTGGAGGTTCCGCTGGCGTACGACGAGGCCGGGCGCGATGGCGCGTTGATCGAGTTGCTGCTGCATGAGCTGGCGCGCAGTGCTCACTTGCCGTTGCACATTCCGCTGCCGGTCGATGCGCGGCTGCTTGGGTTGTGCCAGGGCTTCTTGCAGCGACCCGATGTTCATCAATCGCCGCAGCAATGGGCGGATCAGATGCACGTCAGTCTGCGCACGTTCAATCGGCTGTTCCGCCAGCAGACCGACCTGAGTTTCAGCCAGTGGCGGCAGCGCGCCTGCGTGGTGCTGGCGTTGGCGCGATTGGCGGTGGGTGAGCCGGTGACGCGGATTGCGCTGGATTTCGGTTATGACAGCCCGGCGGCGTTTTCGACGATGTTTCGTCGTGTGTTGGGTCAGGCGCCGTCCGTCTGGTTGGCAGGGGCGAAATAG
- a CDS encoding LysR family transcriptional regulator encodes MLISGAHYRLALTHSTLALSQVINAAAHYRLDYPDLSLILALVRGGSLARASALLKVDVSTVFRAVRRLEAALGQQLFEKSRAGYLPTSLAQTLAEQAERAEQALEAARIGVEQGGEVISGTVRLTCTDSVLQGLLLPALAQFMPGYPALTIELSTSNDFANLSRRDADIALRLTRNPPEHLVGRCLAQVSYRVCASTAYLKTVDTEDLAALTWIAPDDFLPDHPTVAWRRQQLPGVTPGYRCNSMLSVTELVRAGLGVAALPDFLIDDGLQPLSEPLHGYDTALWLLTRPDCRALRSVVTLFDELGRALKLL; translated from the coding sequence TTGTTGATTTCTGGAGCCCACTATAGATTGGCGCTCACGCACTCAACATTGGCGTTATCCCAAGTGATCAATGCAGCAGCGCACTATCGACTGGACTACCCCGACCTGTCCCTGATCCTCGCCCTCGTGCGCGGCGGCTCGCTGGCCCGGGCCTCGGCGCTGTTGAAGGTCGACGTTTCGACCGTGTTCCGCGCCGTGCGCCGACTGGAAGCCGCGCTGGGCCAGCAACTGTTCGAAAAAAGCCGCGCCGGCTACTTGCCCACCAGTCTTGCGCAGACCTTGGCCGAACAGGCTGAGCGCGCCGAGCAAGCGCTGGAGGCTGCGCGCATCGGCGTGGAGCAGGGCGGTGAAGTCATCAGCGGCACCGTACGCCTGACCTGCACCGATTCGGTTTTACAAGGTTTGTTGCTGCCGGCGCTGGCGCAGTTCATGCCCGGCTATCCGGCGCTGACGATCGAGCTGAGCACGTCCAACGACTTCGCCAATCTCAGCCGGCGGGACGCGGACATCGCCTTGCGCCTGACCCGGAATCCGCCGGAACACTTGGTGGGCCGATGCCTGGCGCAGGTGTCGTATCGCGTCTGTGCGAGCACGGCGTATCTGAAAACGGTCGATACCGAAGACTTGGCCGCGCTGACATGGATCGCCCCGGACGACTTCCTCCCCGATCACCCCACCGTCGCGTGGCGTCGTCAGCAATTGCCCGGCGTCACACCGGGTTATCGTTGCAACAGCATGTTGTCGGTGACTGAGCTGGTGCGAGCCGGGCTCGGTGTCGCAGCATTGCCGGACTTTCTGATCGATGACGGGCTGCAACCGTTGAGTGAGCCGTTGCACGGTTACGACACCGCGTTGTGGTTGCTGACCCGCCCGGACTGTCGCGCCTTGCGTTCGGTGGTGACGTTGTTCGATGAGTTGGGGCGGGCGTTGAAATTGCTGTAA
- a CDS encoding CTP synthase C-terminal region-related (seleno)protein has product MENSAIHIALIGDYDPQVTAHQAIPVALGMAAEHAGLDVQFQWLATDGINDETSLQDFDGFWCVPASPYRNEDGALRAIRFAREQQRPFLGTCGGFQHAVLEYARNVLGWGDAEHGETSPDATRALLTPLTCSLVEAIDSIQLVEGSLIAKAYENPEIREGYRCRYGVNPQFERDLLSLELSAVGHDSTGDLRAVELRGHPFFVATLFQPERAALKGIVPPLVSALIEACVRQKS; this is encoded by the coding sequence ATGGAAAACAGCGCCATCCACATCGCCCTGATCGGCGATTACGACCCGCAAGTCACCGCCCACCAGGCGATTCCCGTCGCCCTCGGCATGGCTGCCGAACACGCCGGACTGGACGTGCAGTTCCAGTGGCTGGCCACCGACGGCATCAACGACGAAACGTCGCTGCAAGACTTCGACGGTTTTTGGTGCGTGCCCGCCAGCCCTTACCGCAATGAAGACGGTGCGCTGCGAGCGATTCGCTTTGCCCGCGAACAACAGCGACCTTTCCTCGGTACGTGTGGCGGTTTTCAGCACGCGGTACTCGAATACGCCCGCAACGTTCTGGGATGGGGAGATGCCGAGCACGGCGAGACATCACCCGATGCCACGCGTGCGTTGCTCACACCACTGACTTGCTCGCTAGTGGAAGCCATCGACAGCATTCAACTGGTTGAAGGTTCGTTGATCGCCAAGGCGTACGAAAACCCGGAGATTCGTGAAGGCTATCGCTGCCGTTATGGTGTGAATCCGCAGTTTGAGCGGGATTTGCTAAGCCTGGAATTATCCGCGGTGGGGCACGATTCGACGGGGGATTTGCGAGCGGTGGAATTACGCGGGCATCCGTTTTTTGTCGCCACGTTGTTTCAGCCTGAACGTGCCGCGCTCAAAGGAATTGTGCCGCCGCTGGTGAGTGCATTGATCGAAGCGTGTGTGAGGCAGAAATCATGA
- a CDS encoding MBL fold metallo-hydrolase has translation MANSINVSAPEASRQAEGHFRNHAPVQREGLRKMVRIMWNMIFHKPRNTRPTAAVPVQRLTHDALIAAPNHSVYRLGHSTVLLKLRDKFWITDPVFAERASPVQWAGPKRFHQPPISLEELPPIEAVILSHDHYDHLDYQAVLKLADKTKYFLTPLGVGDTLIKWGIDASKVRQLDWWQGTEVDGIQFVATPSQHFSGRGLFDGNSTLWASWVMIDADTRIFFSGDSGYFDGFKRIGEQFGPFDLTLMETGAYNVEWPHVHMQPEETLQAHIDLKGRWLLPIHNGTFDLSMHAWFEPFDRILALAWERSVSITTPQMGEAFNVMYPQRGSAWWLGMENVGDQVEIQNA, from the coding sequence ATGGCCAATTCCATTAACGTTTCTGCACCTGAAGCGTCCCGTCAGGCCGAAGGGCACTTCCGCAACCATGCGCCCGTGCAACGAGAAGGCTTGCGCAAAATGGTGCGCATCATGTGGAACATGATCTTCCACAAACCCCGTAACACCCGCCCGACGGCGGCCGTTCCGGTGCAGCGCCTGACCCACGACGCGTTGATCGCCGCGCCCAACCACAGCGTCTATCGCCTCGGTCATTCCACGGTATTGCTGAAACTGCGGGACAAATTCTGGATCACCGACCCGGTCTTCGCCGAACGCGCTTCACCGGTGCAATGGGCCGGCCCGAAACGCTTTCACCAACCACCGATCAGCCTCGAAGAACTACCGCCGATTGAAGCGGTAATCCTGTCCCACGATCATTACGACCACCTCGACTATCAGGCCGTGCTCAAACTGGCGGACAAAACCAAATACTTCCTCACGCCGCTGGGCGTCGGCGACACCCTGATCAAGTGGGGCATCGACGCCAGCAAAGTGCGCCAACTCGACTGGTGGCAAGGCACCGAAGTCGACGGCATCCAATTCGTCGCCACCCCGTCGCAACACTTTTCCGGCCGTGGGCTGTTCGATGGCAACAGCACGCTGTGGGCCTCGTGGGTGATGATCGACGCCGACACACGAATCTTCTTCAGCGGCGACAGCGGCTACTTCGACGGCTTCAAACGCATCGGCGAACAGTTCGGCCCGTTCGACCTGACACTGATGGAAACCGGCGCCTACAACGTCGAGTGGCCGCATGTGCACATGCAACCCGAAGAAACCCTGCAAGCGCACATCGACCTGAAAGGCCGCTGGTTACTGCCCATTCACAACGGCACCTTCGATCTGTCGATGCACGCCTGGTTCGAACCGTTTGACCGGATACTGGCATTGGCCTGGGAGCGCAGTGTTTCGATTACCACGCCGCAGATGGGTGAGGCGTTTAACGTGATGTATCCGCAGCGGGGGAGTGCTTGGTGGTTGGGGATGGAAAACGTCGGCGATCAGGTGGAAATCCAGAACGCATGA
- a CDS encoding helix-turn-helix transcriptional regulator encodes MASYAMKITLERIALFQFTPTHCAQARAMLGWSVDELSRESGVLVDVIERFEARRDVPDADRLALAYRFESEGLVFFPGFAPGRGMSVRGTESNSVGRTDFAMVE; translated from the coding sequence ATGGCCTCTTATGCGATGAAAATCACCCTGGAACGTATCGCCCTCTTCCAATTCACCCCCACCCATTGCGCCCAGGCCCGGGCGATGTTGGGTTGGAGCGTTGATGAGCTGTCTCGGGAGTCTGGCGTTTTGGTTGATGTGATTGAGCGATTTGAGGCCCGGCGCGATGTGCCGGATGCTGATCGGCTGGCGTTGGCGTATCGGTTTGAATCGGAGGGGTTGGTGTTCTTCCCGGGGTTTGCGCCGGGGCGAGGGATGAGTGTTAGAGGGACTGAGTCGAATTCGGTGGGGCGGACGGATTTTGCGATGGTTGAGTGA
- a CDS encoding TetR/AcrR family transcriptional regulator produces MTAPQRLTDRKREAIIQAAIAEFRANGFDITSMDKIAATAGVSKRTVYNHFPSKEELFAEILNQLWARVTAEQETAYRPDLPLREQMRRMLMAKLQMLGDDNFLDLARVAIAATIHSPERAQNMVERMGKREEGLTVWIRAAQADGRLKPVDPEFAAQQIQGMLKSFAFWPQISMGLPGLSPEMQTTVVDSALDMFLACYQL; encoded by the coding sequence ATGACAGCTCCACAGCGCCTGACCGACCGAAAACGCGAAGCGATCATTCAAGCGGCGATTGCCGAATTCCGGGCCAACGGTTTCGACATCACCAGCATGGACAAGATCGCCGCCACCGCTGGCGTGTCGAAGCGCACGGTGTACAACCACTTCCCCAGCAAGGAAGAGTTGTTCGCCGAAATCCTCAATCAATTATGGGCCCGGGTGACGGCGGAACAGGAAACAGCCTACCGCCCTGACTTGCCGCTGCGCGAGCAGATGCGCCGCATGCTGATGGCGAAATTGCAGATGCTGGGCGATGACAATTTTCTCGACCTGGCGCGGGTCGCCATCGCGGCCACCATCCACTCCCCCGAGCGCGCGCAGAACATGGTCGAGAGAATGGGCAAGCGCGAAGAAGGTTTGACCGTGTGGATTCGCGCCGCTCAGGCCGATGGGCGATTGAAGCCGGTCGACCCGGAGTTTGCCGCGCAACAGATTCAGGGGATGCTCAAATCCTTTGCATTCTGGCCGCAGATTTCCATGGGGCTACCCGGCCTGTCGCCTGAAATGCAGACCACCGTCGTGGACTCCGCGCTGGACATGTTCCTCGCCTGTTACCAGCTCTGA